A region of Roseobacter litoralis Och 149 DNA encodes the following proteins:
- a CDS encoding recombinase family protein, which produces MHIGYARVSSQGQSLDRQVGALNTIKADRIFREVASGRTVKGRPQLERAIDALGAGDVLVIAEWDRATRSMMDGINIIQRVADRSATVKVLDKPWLDLTTPMGKGILAFLSALAEDERERITRRANEGRQIAIANGTKFGRKPKLTDHQRQLARQRMADGDTCRAIARDLGVAHTTISRLR; this is translated from the coding sequence ATGCATATCGGTTACGCCAGAGTGTCTAGTCAGGGACAATCCCTTGATCGCCAGGTCGGCGCACTGAACACAATCAAAGCCGACAGGATTTTCCGTGAGGTGGCATCTGGGCGGACCGTTAAGGGCCGTCCTCAATTGGAACGTGCCATCGATGCTTTGGGGGCAGGGGATGTTCTGGTCATCGCTGAATGGGACAGGGCGACCAGATCGATGATGGATGGGATCAATATCATCCAGCGCGTCGCGGACAGATCAGCTACCGTCAAGGTCTTGGACAAACCTTGGCTCGACCTTACGACCCCGATGGGCAAGGGCATTCTGGCCTTTCTTTCAGCTTTGGCTGAGGACGAGCGAGAACGTATTACCCGACGCGCCAATGAAGGCCGCCAGATCGCAATCGCAAACGGAACCAAGTTTGGACGTAAGCCAAAGCTCACAGACCATCAGCGTCAACTTGCACGCCAGCGCATGGCAGATGGTGATACTTGCCGCGCCATAGCGCGGGACTTGGGCGTCGCTCACACGACGATTTCAAGACTACGATGA
- a CDS encoding OmpA family protein, protein MSNARHHARYGDEEDESAFISMTDMTVSILFIVLILLAFFASQLRPEQTVTVSEYERVVAQLDEREAQLRVAQSAIEDWTDGTLDVATLLRLREDVLRLTTEVTNLQARAGRSEDLEQDIVVLREELNRARTQLSLIEVNPLEMYNSSVAQERENLLTSLRDQIAEEFPELGVRVSDGKDALQFQGEGLFASGSPRLSAGSQIKIERIADLIHAVLPCYTMGPQSAYDAQCNPSFAIVEALQIEGHTDSDGSANANVSLSSQRAATTYGAMISHQPGLNIHQNFTDQPVLSVAGYGEDRPVTLNSSPEGKSANRRIDLRFIMLRPASIEDIDSIKDGFLRLDAP, encoded by the coding sequence ATGAGCAATGCCCGCCATCATGCCCGTTACGGTGATGAAGAGGACGAATCCGCTTTCATCTCGATGACGGATATGACGGTCAGCATCCTCTTTATCGTTCTGATCCTATTGGCGTTCTTCGCAAGTCAACTTCGGCCTGAGCAAACAGTAACGGTAAGTGAGTATGAACGGGTAGTTGCGCAATTAGATGAGCGGGAGGCCCAACTTCGAGTTGCCCAAAGCGCGATTGAAGATTGGACGGATGGGACTTTAGATGTCGCAACACTGTTACGGCTTCGAGAAGACGTCCTGCGCCTAACTACCGAAGTAACCAACCTTCAGGCGAGGGCGGGGCGGTCAGAGGATCTGGAGCAAGATATTGTTGTGTTGAGGGAAGAGTTGAATCGTGCGCGTACTCAACTAAGTCTAATCGAAGTTAATCCCCTGGAGATGTACAACAGTTCGGTAGCCCAGGAGAGAGAAAACTTGCTAACGTCTCTGCGAGATCAAATCGCGGAGGAGTTTCCGGAGCTTGGCGTGCGGGTAAGCGATGGTAAAGATGCATTGCAGTTTCAAGGTGAAGGATTGTTTGCGTCTGGGAGCCCACGTTTGTCAGCCGGCAGTCAAATAAAGATCGAACGGATTGCAGACCTCATTCATGCCGTTTTACCTTGTTATACAATGGGCCCACAGTCAGCGTATGACGCGCAATGCAATCCGTCCTTTGCAATCGTAGAAGCTCTGCAAATTGAAGGACACACAGACAGTGACGGTTCCGCGAACGCCAACGTGTCTTTGAGTTCCCAGCGAGCAGCTACGACCTATGGCGCGATGATTTCCCATCAACCCGGCTTGAACATCCACCAGAACTTTACAGATCAACCGGTCCTGTCTGTAGCGGGTTACGGGGAGGACCGACCTGTGACGCTGAACAGTAGCCCAGAAGGCAAAAGCGCCAACCGGCGGATCGATCTAAGGTTTATTATGCTGCGCCCGGCAAGTATCGAAGACATAGATTCGATTAAAGACGGTTTCTTGCGGCTGGATGCCCCGTGA
- a CDS encoding EH signature domain-containing protein, whose amino-acid sequence MTVRALIPAFSRPQARDFEEPIALVEMCNEIAVAYQSKSTLAEQDILGLAATYDKRRVDGRWDGATEADVAMLLRAACAGHLTQFSDLQDFLLQQAARTSRLNLLSAMCEGYFEGWKEDDTLTVEVSRIMQDSAKKLPENFSHLVVSLPDVLNSSSGALQLATRMAGYDRPHEMLTSCGFSDPHALGFCAKVSRYFLASLPPIRSRADMDRLMDWCRPDRALGLQGPQMIEAINLFLRPWVQTSPNKADKQYLTDFLVNHFDDPRIAGEHVWMDVDPDCRGVLLRWLAGDSIIAFMDIISAVEHKNPETWRMRREFWTRLYDEGTVSEAWVALHPVAVDEAQRRFDRTQNLSLKAYAKQSGKRRDTSLLIMRAGNTVIVEGSQNYRVHIFKEGALQRPVLYLDEYDDENITLEQGNPNTRIHDIHGRWREWVRGRLK is encoded by the coding sequence GTGACCGTCCGCGCGCTCATCCCAGCTTTTAGCAGGCCTCAGGCTCGAGACTTTGAAGAGCCGATAGCCTTGGTTGAAATGTGCAACGAAATTGCAGTGGCGTATCAAAGCAAATCTACTTTGGCTGAACAGGACATTCTGGGCCTCGCAGCAACCTACGACAAGCGGCGTGTTGATGGCCGTTGGGATGGCGCGACCGAGGCTGATGTTGCCATGCTCTTGCGTGCTGCATGCGCCGGTCATTTAACCCAATTTTCTGATTTGCAGGATTTCCTACTACAACAAGCTGCACGAACAAGCCGTCTAAATCTGCTGTCAGCGATGTGCGAGGGGTACTTCGAAGGCTGGAAAGAGGATGATACACTAACCGTTGAAGTCTCTCGAATAATGCAAGACAGCGCGAAGAAGTTACCTGAGAATTTTTCGCATCTGGTCGTGTCATTGCCCGACGTGCTTAACTCCAGTTCGGGTGCCTTGCAGCTTGCAACACGTATGGCTGGGTATGATCGACCACATGAGATGTTGACCTCTTGTGGTTTTTCCGACCCTCACGCACTTGGCTTTTGCGCAAAGGTATCACGTTACTTCCTCGCATCATTGCCGCCAATTCGAAGCCGTGCCGACATGGATCGCTTAATGGATTGGTGCCGACCTGATCGCGCTCTCGGTTTGCAGGGGCCGCAAATGATTGAAGCAATCAATCTATTTTTGCGCCCGTGGGTGCAAACCAGTCCCAACAAGGCTGACAAACAGTATTTGACTGACTTTTTGGTAAACCACTTTGACGATCCACGGATTGCTGGCGAACATGTTTGGATGGATGTGGACCCTGACTGCCGTGGCGTTCTGCTGAGATGGTTGGCAGGGGACAGCATCATTGCCTTCATGGATATCATATCTGCTGTTGAGCATAAAAACCCAGAAACTTGGCGGATGCGGCGCGAGTTCTGGACCCGCCTTTATGATGAGGGCACTGTTTCGGAGGCATGGGTGGCGCTTCATCCAGTTGCGGTGGATGAGGCGCAGCGCCGATTTGATCGAACGCAAAACCTTTCTCTAAAGGCCTATGCAAAACAATCAGGGAAAAGACGTGATACGTCTCTTTTGATTATGCGCGCTGGGAACACGGTCATTGTCGAGGGATCTCAGAACTATCGAGTTCACATTTTCAAGGAAGGAGCATTGCAGCGCCCGGTGCTTTACCTTGATGAATATGATGATGAAAATATCACCCTGGAGCAAGGTAATCCTAACACCCGAATTCACGACATTCATGGCCGCTGGCGCGAGTGGGTCAGGGGGCGGTTGAAATGA
- a CDS encoding DEAD/DEAH box helicase, with protein sequence MISLILSEVRQDAIVLVPVQAAKGIFRKFQRSSSPDLTVIHQEDRALTYALARVRSLDPERTQSVVKSDSLTISHRLVAQIEDAFAAPLGLPHLINGLSFAAKMQGTIGSSDARLAWWWERNGRKESVPRTGAILFPDMAERRMRIPDAIYQAIRLSEEFEPDAPIETHWRALATYKTFLGNAAGTVLDPFLEGLKIVSVGRLSLEVTDPDDYRFAPTPVSTAEDDFLLSHSNKLSFQAAVTNRGEQPTYRLTDGTFAVIDRSAAPVLKVIAQAMNEDIVGRKAFIADASRLIAEAIEQHFRETGAINDETPPEMSVELIERTVDEGWTETTGWSDRVIGVGVAVPTPSEIDEGSGLPWLPPTMSPTVGECLGALADEEVADTILMLQRALLSGAKFLDLHTGTVPVTAEVIEALKRRGALLSEPALIDADAADAYLPIVHANLHDLDYFADVQPRSGSETKLPKTVSADLRGYQTNSFFWQVEAWKVGLPGVLNADEQGLGKTLQTLSFLAWLDHQIEMGEVEPAPVLIVAPTSLLHNWQAEINLHLTRNALGPIHQLYGTALSAWRNDKARGRDIGDGTVHLDLSPLHGKRGVIITTYQTLANYAVSFAGLKCATAVFDEMQFIKNPRTQRAQAAKAVQADFWIGLTGTPIENKTQDLWSILDIICPGALGSLAAFNRVFAKPSANRLAQLQRALFQKSGARPALCLRRTKIDADPTIPPKVRIMYPRQMPPAQAIRYDEARAKHGGILQVLQHIRRVSAHPGMIEGELINDFVGASARTSAVMDILRFVKSKGERALVFVENRDIQAWFIEILNLEFGLNVMLINGDTSIDDRQWITKQFQRERGDDNEFDVLVLGPRAAGTGLTLTAANHVIHLTRWWNPAVEEQCNDRTHRIGQTRPVTVHLPMAVHPELGPASFDCLLHRLISRKMGLASNVLQPLDVDEHDLKQLHDSSVSGRVVDEGPQAFSLADGLPGRTDIQITSLADDIIRVSSKNWPNRLVVAAHKDAGIICEFVDESTDHVVSVLPPDDSAKFGGYVPISIIKDSRLWPDFLVPY encoded by the coding sequence ATGATATCACTCATTCTCAGCGAGGTCAGACAAGACGCCATCGTTCTTGTTCCAGTGCAGGCAGCAAAAGGTATCTTCCGCAAGTTCCAGCGCAGCTCAAGCCCCGATCTAACTGTCATTCATCAGGAAGATCGGGCGCTCACTTACGCATTGGCGCGCGTGCGTTCACTGGACCCGGAAAGAACACAGAGTGTTGTGAAGTCGGATAGTTTGACCATTTCCCACCGGCTTGTTGCTCAGATTGAAGACGCCTTTGCCGCCCCTTTGGGCCTGCCACACTTGATAAATGGGCTATCATTTGCGGCCAAGATGCAGGGTACCATAGGCAGTTCTGATGCCCGTCTAGCGTGGTGGTGGGAACGCAATGGACGGAAAGAGAGTGTACCGCGTACTGGGGCGATCTTATTTCCAGACATGGCAGAGCGACGCATGCGGATACCCGATGCAATCTATCAAGCGATTCGGCTTTCCGAAGAGTTCGAACCTGATGCCCCTATTGAGACTCACTGGCGGGCCCTTGCGACGTATAAGACATTCTTAGGCAATGCTGCTGGGACTGTGCTTGATCCGTTTCTAGAAGGTCTGAAAATCGTCAGCGTGGGGCGCTTGAGTCTCGAAGTTACTGATCCAGATGATTACAGGTTCGCCCCCACACCTGTTTCGACTGCGGAAGACGACTTTCTGCTGTCGCATTCAAACAAACTGAGTTTTCAGGCTGCCGTTACCAACCGAGGTGAGCAGCCAACGTATCGCCTAACCGATGGAACATTCGCGGTGATTGATCGCTCCGCAGCGCCGGTTCTCAAGGTAATTGCACAGGCCATGAACGAAGACATAGTAGGCCGTAAGGCCTTCATTGCTGATGCTTCTCGCCTTATTGCAGAGGCAATTGAACAACATTTCCGCGAGACTGGCGCGATAAACGATGAAACACCTCCGGAAATGTCAGTTGAACTGATCGAACGCACTGTCGACGAAGGTTGGACCGAAACGACAGGCTGGTCTGACCGCGTCATCGGGGTCGGCGTCGCGGTGCCAACTCCTTCAGAGATTGACGAAGGGAGTGGCCTACCGTGGCTGCCGCCGACCATGTCCCCAACCGTGGGTGAATGTCTTGGTGCGCTTGCGGACGAAGAGGTCGCTGACACAATCTTGATGTTACAACGCGCATTGCTTTCTGGGGCAAAATTTCTGGATTTGCATACCGGAACAGTGCCAGTCACCGCTGAGGTGATCGAAGCGTTAAAACGTCGTGGGGCATTGCTTTCAGAACCTGCACTGATAGACGCAGACGCTGCTGACGCTTATCTTCCTATCGTTCACGCGAACCTTCATGATCTGGATTATTTTGCCGATGTTCAGCCTCGCAGTGGTTCAGAAACCAAATTGCCTAAGACTGTGTCGGCAGATTTGCGTGGCTATCAGACAAACTCGTTTTTCTGGCAGGTCGAAGCATGGAAAGTTGGGCTTCCCGGCGTTTTGAACGCGGATGAGCAAGGCTTGGGTAAAACCCTGCAAACGTTGTCATTTCTAGCGTGGTTAGATCACCAAATTGAGATGGGTGAAGTTGAACCGGCCCCAGTTCTGATCGTTGCGCCAACCTCTCTTTTGCACAACTGGCAAGCAGAGATTAATTTGCATCTGACGCGGAATGCACTTGGCCCTATCCACCAGCTTTATGGAACGGCCCTCTCTGCATGGCGTAACGATAAAGCGCGTGGAAGAGATATTGGCGACGGCACAGTGCATCTTGACCTGTCGCCGCTTCATGGCAAACGCGGTGTCATTATCACGACCTATCAAACGCTGGCGAATTATGCGGTCAGCTTTGCAGGTCTGAAATGCGCAACGGCGGTGTTTGATGAGATGCAGTTTATCAAGAACCCGCGCACCCAACGCGCGCAGGCAGCCAAAGCTGTGCAGGCTGATTTCTGGATCGGATTGACGGGTACACCAATTGAAAACAAGACACAGGATCTGTGGTCAATTTTGGATATTATATGCCCCGGGGCACTGGGATCGTTGGCTGCGTTCAACCGGGTGTTTGCGAAGCCGTCTGCAAACCGATTGGCCCAACTTCAACGAGCATTGTTTCAAAAAAGCGGTGCGCGCCCAGCCTTATGTCTTCGACGTACCAAGATTGACGCGGACCCGACGATACCGCCAAAAGTTCGGATCATGTATCCACGCCAAATGCCTCCGGCACAAGCGATCCGTTATGATGAAGCGCGTGCAAAACATGGTGGCATTCTTCAGGTCTTACAACACATTCGTCGAGTATCTGCCCATCCGGGAATGATAGAAGGTGAATTGATCAACGATTTTGTAGGAGCTTCGGCTCGGACAAGTGCTGTGATGGATATTTTGCGCTTCGTGAAATCAAAAGGCGAGCGTGCGCTGGTGTTTGTCGAAAACCGAGATATCCAAGCTTGGTTTATTGAAATCCTCAACCTTGAATTTGGCCTGAACGTCATGTTGATCAATGGTGATACGTCAATTGACGATCGCCAGTGGATTACAAAACAATTCCAACGAGAACGCGGTGATGACAACGAATTTGATGTGCTGGTTCTGGGGCCGCGTGCCGCTGGTACGGGCTTAACGTTAACTGCCGCGAACCATGTTATTCATCTGACGCGGTGGTGGAACCCCGCGGTAGAAGAGCAATGCAACGATCGGACCCACCGCATTGGCCAGACGCGCCCTGTGACGGTTCACCTTCCAATGGCGGTGCATCCCGAACTTGGCCCTGCCTCTTTCGATTGTCTGCTGCATCGATTGATTTCGCGCAAGATGGGCCTCGCTTCCAACGTGTTGCAGCCTTTGGATGTTGATGAACATGATCTAAAGCAACTGCATGATTCATCAGTTTCAGGCCGTGTTGTTGACGAGGGACCACAGGCTTTCTCGCTTGCTGACGGATTGCCGGGTAGAACCGATATTCAGATCACAAGCTTGGCAGATGACATTATCCGGGTGTCTTCAAAAAATTGGCCGAATAGACTTGTTGTTGCTGCTCACAAAGATGCCGGAATAATTTGCGAATTTGTTGATGAGTCCACAGATCATGTGGTTTCAGTTTTGCCTCCTGATGATAGCGCCAAATTTGGAGGATACGTTCCCATTTCCATAATCAAGGATAGCCGTTTGTGGCCTGATTTTCTTGTACCTTATTGA
- a CDS encoding helix-turn-helix transcriptional regulator codes for MKRTVRRHQLREMVPLSDTTIYELEKRGEFPRRFHLSARCVVWDQAEVEAWLDERRRLSDLKTNKRAPVPDVRLRKARPVKLSARGRGGPSPADRA; via the coding sequence ATGAAAAGAACGGTTAGGCGTCATCAGCTTAGGGAGATGGTACCGTTATCTGACACCACGATCTACGAACTCGAAAAGCGGGGAGAATTCCCTAGACGGTTTCATCTGTCAGCCAGGTGTGTGGTTTGGGATCAAGCAGAGGTAGAAGCATGGCTCGATGAGCGCCGAAGGTTGTCGGATCTCAAGACCAACAAACGTGCCCCTGTACCTGACGTACGCTTGCGCAAAGCCCGCCCGGTCAAATTGTCGGCTCGGGGACGAGGAGGTCCATCGCCGGCGGATAGAGCGTAG
- a CDS encoding site-specific integrase, with the protein MTPNLSPASRLNHRGNNGAVTLQDATWDEVDFENAVWSIPKERMKRSKPHNIYLAQQTIDILIALKTCAGNSRYLLPSRYDADAPMSRATFNRVTKAVIIRAQKEGLPLEHFTVHDLRRTGSTLLNELGFNGDWIEKCLAHEDGRSSRGIYNKAEYEHQRRHMMQEWANLVDAWVSGQRYQPTLYPPAMDLLVPEPTI; encoded by the coding sequence ATGACGCCGAACTTGTCGCCCGCATCAAGGCTAAATCACCGCGGTAACAATGGAGCGGTTACGCTTCAGGACGCCACTTGGGATGAAGTCGATTTTGAGAACGCGGTTTGGTCGATTCCGAAGGAAAGAATGAAGCGATCCAAGCCCCATAACATTTACCTGGCACAACAGACGATCGACATACTGATCGCGCTGAAGACCTGCGCAGGCAATTCCAGATATCTGCTTCCGTCGCGTTATGACGCGGATGCCCCAATGTCGCGGGCGACATTCAACCGCGTAACAAAAGCTGTAATCATACGAGCGCAAAAGGAGGGCCTACCTCTGGAACACTTCACCGTTCACGACCTGCGCCGCACCGGTTCGACGCTGTTAAACGAGCTGGGGTTCAATGGTGATTGGATTGAAAAATGCCTTGCACATGAGGATGGTCGGTCGTCGCGCGGCATATACAATAAGGCCGAATACGAGCATCAACGCCGCCATATGATGCAGGAATGGGCCAATCTTGTTGATGCTTGGGTGTCTGGCCAGAGGTATCAACCTACGCTCTATCCGCCGGCGATGGACCTCCTCGTCCCCGAGCCGACAATTTGA
- the tnpC gene encoding IS66 family transposase, with product MSKPAENLSDDPAVLRAMIAELQAENAKISATLRVHDQLVQALRLRIAKLQKLAFGKSSEKIEREIEQLELALEDLLVAVAETDDAPIDEGLDEPSQEAADAPVLRRRPRVSDTTLRERHELDPGTCCPDCGGDLRVVGEDVSELLDMIAAQMKVIQIARIKKSCRRCEKMVQEPAPSRPISGSMAGPNLLAHILVSKFDDHLPLYRQHEIFARMGADIPESTLVGWCGRAMKTLSRLIVRIEADIMGSDLLHADDTPIRVLDRSKRDKGLGKGVRQGRIWAYVRDQRPWAGTSPPGAVYRFAPDWKEEHVLSHLADARGILQADGYKGYAKLYVPEPGGVPRLREAACWAHLRRDFHDFWASTKSEIAREALDRIGKLYDIERDINGQPADVRHAARQKLSKPKVTAFFAWSEQQLLRIPGKSDLAKAFRYGLSRKDAFSLFLTDGRVAIDNNPAERALRPIGIGRKNWLFAGADTGAETLARAMTVIETAKLNGLDPQAYLADILDRIHDHKVNRLDELLPWNWAPLNATHSEAA from the coding sequence ATGTCGAAACCCGCTGAAAACCTCTCCGATGATCCTGCTGTATTGAGGGCGATGATCGCAGAACTACAGGCTGAAAACGCCAAAATCTCGGCGACGCTGCGGGTCCATGATCAGCTGGTCCAGGCGCTTCGTTTACGGATCGCTAAACTCCAGAAGCTGGCTTTCGGCAAGTCCTCGGAAAAGATTGAACGCGAGATCGAGCAACTTGAACTGGCGCTCGAAGACTTGCTGGTTGCCGTGGCCGAAACCGATGATGCGCCCATCGATGAAGGGTTGGACGAACCCTCGCAAGAGGCTGCCGATGCGCCCGTTTTGCGCCGCCGCCCGCGCGTCTCGGATACGACCCTGCGGGAGCGCCATGAGCTTGATCCTGGCACGTGCTGTCCTGACTGTGGTGGTGATCTGCGCGTGGTGGGAGAGGATGTCAGCGAGTTGCTGGATATGATCGCGGCGCAGATGAAAGTCATCCAGATCGCCCGCATCAAGAAATCCTGCCGTCGTTGCGAAAAGATGGTGCAGGAGCCCGCACCGAGCCGCCCGATCTCGGGCAGCATGGCGGGACCAAACCTGCTGGCCCACATTTTGGTCTCCAAATTTGATGATCACCTTCCCCTCTATCGTCAGCACGAGATATTTGCCCGCATGGGTGCCGACATCCCAGAAAGCACGCTTGTTGGCTGGTGTGGGCGGGCAATGAAAACCCTGTCGCGGCTTATAGTGCGGATCGAGGCCGACATCATGGGCAGCGATCTGCTGCATGCGGACGATACGCCGATCCGGGTGCTGGATCGGTCAAAGCGCGACAAGGGTCTTGGAAAAGGGGTCAGACAAGGCCGGATCTGGGCCTATGTGCGGGACCAACGCCCCTGGGCGGGGACTTCACCACCCGGTGCCGTCTATCGGTTTGCGCCAGACTGGAAGGAAGAGCATGTCCTTAGCCATCTGGCTGACGCGCGCGGCATTCTGCAAGCCGACGGCTATAAGGGATATGCCAAACTCTACGTGCCTGAACCGGGTGGCGTGCCGCGTTTACGCGAAGCGGCCTGTTGGGCGCATCTGCGGCGTGACTTCCATGATTTTTGGGCATCGACCAAATCCGAGATCGCCCGCGAGGCGCTCGACCGGATCGGCAAGCTCTACGACATTGAGCGTGACATCAACGGTCAACCCGCTGACGTCCGTCATGCCGCGCGGCAAAAGTTGAGCAAGCCAAAGGTCACGGCCTTCTTTGCCTGGTCTGAACAACAACTCCTGCGCATTCCCGGCAAAAGTGATCTGGCCAAAGCCTTCAGGTATGGGTTGAGCCGCAAGGATGCGTTCAGCCTGTTCTTGACTGACGGTCGTGTGGCCATCGACAACAATCCCGCCGAGCGTGCCCTGCGCCCGATTGGAATCGGCAGAAAAAATTGGCTATTTGCAGGGGCGGATACCGGTGCAGAAACTCTCGCACGCGCCATGACGGTCATTGAAACGGCCAAGCTCAACGGTCTCGACCCGCAGGCCTATCTTGCTGACATTCTCGACCGCATTCACGATCATAAGGTCAACCGGCTGGATGAGTTGCTGCCGTGGAACTGGGCACCGCTGAACGCGACCCATTCAGAGGCTGCCTGA
- the tnpB gene encoding IS66 family insertion sequence element accessory protein TnpB (TnpB, as the term is used for proteins encoded by IS66 family insertion elements, is considered an accessory protein, since TnpC, encoded by a neighboring gene, is a DDE family transposase.), with product MIGPGTGVRVYLACGVTDMRKGIAGLSALTQDVLRQKPAGGAVFAFRGRRGDRLKLLYWDGQGFCLYYKVLERGRFPWPSAKDGSARLTSAQLAMLWEGIDWRRPDWGAPPARVG from the coding sequence GTGATTGGTCCGGGAACTGGGGTTCGGGTCTATCTGGCTTGTGGCGTCACGGATATGAGGAAAGGCATCGCGGGCCTTTCGGCTTTGACCCAGGATGTGCTGCGTCAGAAACCGGCGGGTGGTGCGGTGTTCGCTTTCCGGGGGCGGCGAGGTGATCGGCTGAAGTTGCTGTATTGGGATGGCCAAGGGTTTTGCCTGTACTACAAGGTTCTAGAGCGCGGCCGATTTCCATGGCCAAGCGCCAAAGATGGTTCTGCGCGGTTGACCTCTGCGCAGCTTGCGATGCTCTGGGAAGGGATCGACTGGCGACGTCCGGATTGGGGCGCTCCGCCCGCGCGTGTAGGGTGA
- the tnpA gene encoding IS66-like element accessory protein TnpA: MRGEVLGVERRRRWNDDDKLAIVSSVGIDGATVTHVAHRHDVTRQQIYRWRHELKKKGLWPTGEGAVFLPIDFHIAEAVTPPPEPTPPSAVELRLSNGRCLRFDTAVDAAALTRLIRAVDAA; encoded by the coding sequence ATGCGCGGTGAGGTTTTAGGTGTTGAGCGTCGGCGTCGCTGGAATGACGATGACAAGTTGGCGATTGTTTCATCCGTCGGAATTGACGGGGCGACTGTCACGCATGTTGCGCATAGGCACGATGTGACGCGCCAGCAGATTTACAGATGGCGACATGAGCTTAAGAAGAAGGGGCTGTGGCCCACCGGCGAGGGTGCAGTTTTTCTGCCAATTGACTTCCATATTGCAGAGGCTGTGACACCACCGCCTGAGCCCACGCCGCCATCTGCTGTGGAGCTTCGCTTGAGCAATGGACGTTGTTTGCGATTTGACACTGCCGTGGACGCCGCCGCGCTGACACGACTGATCCGCGCGGTAGACGCGGCGTGA
- a CDS encoding integrase arm-type DNA-binding domain-containing protein, translated as MLTDAALRSLKPKNKLYKISDRDGMYVTVQPSGTVVFRFDYRLNDRRETLTLGRYGSAGLSLARAREALIDAKRLIAEGRSPAQEKQRDKRRLKEAKSFGEFGERWLKEAKMADSTRAMRRSVFERDILPTFRNRLLSEISADDLRMRCATVKDRGAPATAVHVRDIVKLIYAFAILHGEKVANPADEVGPSSIATFVPRDRSLLPSEIRIMLNQLEHVATLPTIRLGVKMFLLTMVRKSELQGNRAIGTACLILACCVKTRA; from the coding sequence ATGCTGACAGATGCCGCCCTTAGATCCCTGAAACCAAAGAACAAATTGTATAAAATTTCGGACCGTGACGGTATGTACGTCACGGTTCAACCTTCGGGCACAGTCGTGTTCCGTTTCGACTATCGTTTGAATGATCGTCGTGAGACGCTCACCCTTGGTCGATATGGCTCAGCGGGCCTATCTCTGGCTCGCGCTCGAGAGGCATTGATCGATGCGAAGCGTCTCATTGCCGAAGGTCGTTCGCCCGCGCAGGAGAAGCAACGCGACAAGCGTCGCCTGAAAGAAGCGAAGAGCTTCGGTGAGTTTGGCGAACGGTGGTTGAAAGAAGCCAAGATGGCGGACAGTACGCGCGCCATGCGGCGTTCCGTGTTTGAGCGGGATATTCTTCCAACGTTCCGAAATCGGTTGCTGTCGGAGATCAGTGCTGACGACCTGCGAATGAGATGCGCAACGGTAAAGGATCGCGGCGCACCAGCGACCGCCGTCCATGTTCGGGACATCGTGAAACTCATCTACGCATTCGCGATCCTTCACGGAGAGAAAGTCGCCAATCCTGCGGATGAGGTTGGACCGTCGTCCATAGCCACGTTCGTTCCAAGAGACCGGTCGCTGTTGCCCTCAGAGATAAGGATCATGCTGAACCAGCTTGAACATGTCGCGACCCTTCCGACCATTCGTCTCGGTGTCAAAATGTTCCTGTTGACCATGGTGCGCAAGAGCGAGCTTCAGGGTAACCGCGCGATTGGTACCGCCTGCCTGATTTTGGCTTGTTGCGTTAAGACACGTGCATAA